TTTCTTGTCAGGTTTTGCCATCTTCAATTACCCAATTACTTGATTTCACTTCTCTAGTGTTGTGCCACACTTCTTGCAGACGCGTACCTTCCGGTCGCCCCGCGTTTCATGTCCCACACGCACCGGACCGCAGGTGCCGCACACCAGCATCACATTTGAAATTGCGATGCGGCTTTCCTGTTCGGCAATTCCGCCCTTGACGTTGCGCTGCGGATTGGGCCGCACGTGCTTCTTTGACAACATGACGTGCTCCACCAGGACCTTCGCATCGTTGGGGAACACGCGCAGCACGCGGCCCTCTTTGCCCTTGTCGCGCCCGGTAATCACCCTCACCGTGTCGTTGCGCCGGATATCAACTCTCTTGTGTGCAGTGGTTGCAGTAATCATCTTTTTGACCCGTGTTGCGCTTGTACCTTTTCAGCTTTCCAGTTTCCAAATCCGACTTCCGCAACATGGAACCGGAAACTCGAAATTTTCTTACAGTACTTCTGGCGCCAGTGAAACGATCTTCAAGAACTTCTTCTCGCGCAGCTCACGGGCTACTGGACCGAAAACGCGCGTGCCCACCGGTTCGCCACCCTCGTTGATCAGCACTGCCGCATTTTGATCGAAGCGGATATACGTTCCATCCCTGCGGCGATGCTCCTTACGGGTGCGCACAATGACCGCCTTCACCACCGTCCCCTTTTTCACCTGACCGTCCGGGGATGCCTCTTTTACGGCGGCCGTCACCACATCGCCGAGGTGGGCGCGCAACCCCGTCGATCCGCCCAGCGGCAGGATCATCTGCAGCTTGCGGGCGCCGGAATTGTCGGCGACCTCGAGCATGGTCCTCATCATCACTGCCATAAAAAGCTCCTTGGATCCCTGCGCCGGCGACTAGCTCGCCTTCGCTTCCGCTTCCTTCTTCTTGCGGCTCTTCACCTGGGCTTTTACTTCCGCACTCGGCTCATCCGCCACCAGCGCGGCCTTCCGTACCACGTCCTTCAGCCTCCAGCGCTTAAGTTTCGAAAGCGGACGGGTCTCTTCGAGCAACACAAAATCACCGACCCGCGCCGTGTTTTGCTCATCATGCGCGTAGAACTTCTTCGAGCGTTGCATCACTCGCCGGTACAAACGGTGAGAGTATTTGCGCGTCACTTCCACCACGATCGTCTTCTGCATCTTGGTGGAGAGCACTTTGCCGATCAGCGTCTTGCGGCGCAACGCTTGTTCTTCAGCCGGACGCTGGGTTGCAGTTTCTGCCATAGCTACTTCTCCCTCTCTGCCGCCAGTTCCTGCTCGCGGAGAACCGTCTTGATGCGGGCGATGTCCTTGCGCAGCCCGCGAATTTTCTTCAGGCTTTCCGTTTGTCCCATCAGCAACTGGAAGCGCAGGCGGAAGAGCTGGTCGGTCAGCTCATGCTCCTGGTGCTTCAGTTCCACGTCGGTCTGGTTGCGTATCTTTTCAGCCTTCATAATTTTCCTAGTGTGCGCCTGCCCCGTGGCGCGCCACCAAACGGGTGCGCAGAGGCAGT
This genomic stretch from Terriglobales bacterium harbors:
- the rplX gene encoding 50S ribosomal protein L24, yielding MITATTAHKRVDIRRNDTVRVITGRDKGKEGRVLRVFPNDAKVLVEHVMLSKKHVRPNPQRNVKGGIAEQESRIAISNVMLVCGTCGPVRVGHETRGDRKVRVCKKCGTTLEK
- the rpsQ gene encoding 30S ribosomal protein S17 → MAETATQRPAEEQALRRKTLIGKVLSTKMQKTIVVEVTRKYSHRLYRRVMQRSKKFYAHDEQNTARVGDFVLLEETRPLSKLKRWRLKDVVRKAALVADEPSAEVKAQVKSRKKKEAEAKAS
- the rpmC gene encoding 50S ribosomal protein L29; the protein is MKAEKIRNQTDVELKHQEHELTDQLFRLRFQLLMGQTESLKKIRGLRKDIARIKTVLREQELAAEREK
- the rplN gene encoding 50S ribosomal protein L14; amino-acid sequence: MAVMMRTMLEVADNSGARKLQMILPLGGSTGLRAHLGDVVTAAVKEASPDGQVKKGTVVKAVIVRTRKEHRRRDGTYIRFDQNAAVLINEGGEPVGTRVFGPVARELREKKFLKIVSLAPEVL